Proteins encoded within one genomic window of Amycolatopsis sp. 2-15:
- a CDS encoding sodium-translocating pyrophosphatase, protein MSRQFLAEGGLTLSGGGYTIVGVVAVVALAALAIGYVLLREVLAAGQGTAKMQDIAKAVQEGAAAYLKRQRNTLAIFGVIVFLLLFALPADDWNERIGRSIFFLVGAVFSFTIGYLGMWLATQANLRVAAASREEGGREIAMRVAFRTGGVVGMITVGLGLFGAAVVVLVYTGQAPKVLEGFGFGAALIAMFMRVGGGIFTKAADVGADLVGKVEQGIPEDDPRNAATIADNVGDNVGDCAGMAADLFESYAVMLVAALILGSSAFGSSGLIFPLIVPAIGVITAVIGVYITKARAGEGGLVTINRSFYISAVISAVLSAVAAFVYLPSSFSDFGAEFAGNSGNPAVIATVAVIIGIVLAAIILKLTGYYTGTENKPVQDVAKTSETGAATVILSGISVGFESAVYTALVIGAAVFGAYLLGGGIALFAVALAGTGLLTTVGVIVAMDTFGPVSDNAQGIAEMSGDVDEKAAQILTELDAVGNTTKAITKGIAIATAVLAATALFGSYSDAITKAVGGTGEFVANIVNPSTLVGVIVGAAVVFLFSGLAVNAVSRAAGAVVQEVRRQFREIAGIMEGTTRPEYGKVVDIVTRDSLRELATPGLLAVFAPIAVGFGLGTGALAGYLAGAIATGTLMAIFLANSGGAWDNAKKLVEDGNHGGKGSDAHEATIIGDTVGDPFKDTAGPAINPLIKVMNLVSVLIAPAVVSLTLGGGADTTWRIVIAVVALAVIVAAVIVSKRRGTVIENTPAEAKA, encoded by the coding sequence ATGTCCCGGCAGTTCCTCGCGGAGGGCGGTCTCACGCTCTCCGGGGGTGGCTACACCATCGTCGGTGTGGTCGCCGTGGTCGCCCTTGCCGCACTCGCCATCGGTTACGTGCTGCTCAGGGAGGTGCTGGCCGCGGGCCAGGGCACCGCCAAGATGCAGGACATCGCCAAGGCGGTGCAGGAAGGTGCGGCCGCATACCTCAAGCGGCAGCGCAACACCCTCGCCATCTTCGGCGTAATCGTGTTCCTGCTGCTGTTCGCGCTCCCCGCCGACGACTGGAACGAGCGCATCGGCCGCTCGATCTTCTTCCTCGTCGGCGCGGTGTTCTCGTTCACCATCGGCTACCTAGGCATGTGGCTCGCGACGCAGGCGAACCTGCGCGTGGCGGCTGCGTCGCGCGAGGAAGGCGGGCGCGAGATCGCGATGCGTGTGGCGTTCCGCACCGGCGGCGTGGTCGGCATGATCACCGTCGGCCTCGGCCTGTTCGGTGCCGCGGTCGTGGTGCTCGTCTACACGGGCCAGGCCCCGAAGGTGTTGGAGGGCTTCGGGTTCGGCGCCGCGTTGATCGCGATGTTCATGCGTGTCGGCGGCGGCATCTTCACGAAGGCCGCCGACGTCGGCGCGGACCTCGTCGGCAAGGTCGAGCAGGGCATCCCCGAGGACGACCCGCGCAACGCCGCCACGATCGCCGACAACGTCGGTGACAACGTGGGCGACTGCGCCGGTATGGCGGCGGACCTCTTCGAGTCCTACGCGGTCATGCTCGTCGCCGCGCTGATCCTGGGCAGCTCCGCCTTCGGTTCCAGTGGCCTGATCTTCCCGCTCATCGTGCCGGCCATCGGTGTCATCACCGCCGTCATCGGCGTCTACATCACGAAGGCGCGCGCGGGCGAGGGTGGTCTCGTCACGATCAACCGCTCGTTCTACATCTCCGCGGTGATCTCCGCGGTGCTGTCGGCCGTCGCGGCGTTCGTGTACCTGCCGAGCAGCTTCTCCGACTTCGGTGCGGAGTTCGCGGGCAACAGCGGCAACCCGGCTGTCATCGCGACCGTCGCCGTGATCATCGGCATCGTGCTCGCCGCGATCATCCTGAAGCTCACGGGTTACTACACGGGCACCGAGAACAAGCCGGTGCAGGACGTCGCCAAGACGTCGGAAACCGGTGCCGCCACGGTGATCCTGTCCGGCATCTCGGTCGGTTTCGAGTCCGCCGTGTACACCGCGCTCGTGATCGGTGCCGCTGTGTTCGGCGCGTACCTGCTCGGTGGCGGCATCGCGCTGTTCGCCGTCGCGCTCGCCGGCACCGGCCTGCTGACCACCGTCGGCGTCATCGTCGCGATGGACACCTTCGGCCCCGTCTCCGACAACGCGCAGGGCATCGCCGAGATGTCGGGCGACGTCGACGAGAAGGCCGCGCAGATCCTGACCGAGCTGGACGCGGTGGGCAACACCACCAAGGCCATCACCAAGGGCATCGCGATCGCCACGGCGGTCCTCGCGGCCACGGCGCTGTTCGGGTCCTATTCGGACGCGATCACGAAGGCCGTGGGCGGGACGGGCGAGTTCGTCGCCAACATCGTGAACCCGTCGACCCTCGTCGGCGTGATCGTCGGCGCGGCTGTGGTGTTCCTGTTCTCGGGTCTGGCCGTCAACGCGGTTTCGCGTGCGGCCGGTGCGGTGGTGCAGGAAGTGCGCCGCCAGTTCCGCGAGATCGCCGGGATCATGGAGGGCACCACGCGGCCCGAGTACGGCAAGGTCGTGGACATCGTCACGCGCGACTCGCTGCGTGAGCTCGCCACGCCGGGTCTGCTCGCGGTGTTCGCCCCGATCGCCGTGGGCTTCGGCCTCGGCACGGGCGCTCTCGCCGGCTACCTGGCCGGTGCGATCGCCACCGGCACCCTGATGGCGATCTTCCTCGCCAACTCCGGTGGTGCCTGGGACAACGCCAAGAAGCTCGTCGAAGACGGCAACCACGGCGGCAAGGGCTCCGACGCGCACGAGGCCACCATCATCGGTGACACCGTGGGCGACCCGTTCAAGGACACCGCGGGCCCGGCCATCAACCCGCTGATCAAGGTGATGAACCTGGTCTCCGTGCTGATCGCGCCGGCGGTCGTCAGCCTGACGCTGGGCGGCGGCGCCGACACCACGTGGCGCATCGTGATCGCGGTCGTCGCGCTCGCGGTCATCGTCGCGGCGGTCATCGTGTCCAAGCGACGCGGCACGGTCATCGAGAACACCCCGGCGGAGGCGAAAGCCTGA
- a CDS encoding MarR family winged helix-turn-helix transcriptional regulator: MTTPLTEAGPALFRLVRHWSRRWTLRTSTELTGEMRHVHHILAVEAVDTGSEHTDEVTVATVAHHLGLDHSGASRMVRDATAAGYVTRGTSGQDRRRASLELTASGRDLLNASHQWQRRTFNDLTATWSAADRQRFAGYLIRVTSALDLEN, from the coding sequence GTGACGACACCCCTCACCGAAGCCGGCCCCGCGTTGTTCCGCCTGGTCAGGCACTGGTCTCGGCGCTGGACCCTGCGCACGTCGACCGAGCTCACGGGCGAGATGCGCCACGTGCATCACATCCTCGCCGTCGAGGCCGTCGACACGGGCAGCGAGCACACCGACGAGGTGACCGTCGCGACCGTCGCGCACCACCTCGGCCTCGACCACTCCGGCGCCAGCCGCATGGTCCGCGACGCGACCGCAGCCGGCTACGTCACACGCGGCACCTCGGGCCAGGACCGGCGTCGAGCATCACTGGAGCTCACGGCCAGCGGACGCGACCTGCTCAACGCCTCGCACCAATGGCAGCGCAGGACGTTCAACGACCTCACCGCCACGTGGTCGGCGGCAGATCGGCAACGCTTCGCCGGCTACCTCATTCGGGTGACGAGCGCACTCGACTTGGAGAACTAG
- a CDS encoding MFS transporter: MHVLLRGRDAAFAALVLGRLMASLDTNVVVAALPSIGADLGDPGSVGGVTAAYLLAVAVATPVHGSLGDRWGRRRMFVGSVTAFAVGSVACALAPNLAALIGFRAVQGLGGGGLIVAAVAAMAELFDRDELVRRQGWLTAVFALSSIGGAPLGGLLAAVAGWWSIFLINLPICVVALFLGARSVPGFRRVDRIRFDSAGAVLVAIAGGCVVVLGSGEALARDAVWAPVLVVAALAATGAFVQVERRTAAPLVPPRLFADAGLARVVAVTFLTGVALFGSFTYVPLVIGAARPEATALLLVPMSVGQVLVTGGFALLARRWSRVSAWGRFGLALGVVGLLVTAAIPLLAPGPARFAAVVVGLASSGAALGLSMQAYTLLAQSSAPKDILGAGLATLTFARQIGGSLGIAVFSLLALPVVFLVAAAAMLVAVVVAPRRAHDRLSPRSLDRRKSAA, from the coding sequence ATGCATGTACTTCTCCGTGGCCGCGACGCCGCGTTCGCCGCGCTCGTGCTGGGGCGGCTGATGGCGTCGCTCGACACGAACGTGGTGGTTGCGGCGCTGCCGTCCATCGGCGCTGATTTGGGCGATCCAGGCTCGGTGGGCGGGGTGACGGCGGCGTACCTGTTGGCGGTCGCGGTCGCCACGCCGGTGCACGGCAGCCTCGGTGACCGTTGGGGACGGCGGCGCATGTTCGTCGGCTCGGTGACAGCGTTCGCCGTCGGGTCGGTGGCGTGTGCGCTGGCGCCGAACTTGGCCGCGTTGATCGGGTTTCGCGCGGTGCAGGGGCTGGGTGGGGGTGGGCTGATCGTGGCTGCCGTTGCGGCGATGGCGGAGCTATTCGACCGCGACGAGCTGGTGCGGCGGCAGGGCTGGCTGACGGCGGTGTTCGCACTGTCGTCGATCGGTGGTGCGCCGTTGGGTGGCCTGCTGGCGGCCGTCGCGGGCTGGTGGTCGATCTTCCTCATCAACCTGCCGATCTGCGTCGTGGCTTTGTTTCTGGGGGCGCGTTCTGTGCCCGGCTTCCGGCGAGTAGACCGAATCCGGTTCGACTCCGCGGGAGCGGTTCTGGTCGCGATCGCTGGAGGCTGCGTCGTCGTGCTCGGCAGCGGTGAGGCGCTGGCACGCGACGCGGTGTGGGCACCCGTGCTGGTGGTCGCCGCACTAGCCGCGACCGGGGCCTTCGTGCAGGTCGAGCGACGTACGGCTGCTCCGCTGGTCCCGCCCCGGCTGTTCGCCGATGCCGGGTTGGCGCGGGTTGTCGCGGTCACCTTCCTCACGGGTGTGGCGTTGTTCGGCAGTTTCACCTACGTGCCATTGGTCATCGGCGCCGCGCGTCCGGAAGCCACGGCCCTGCTCCTCGTGCCGATGAGTGTGGGTCAGGTGCTGGTCACGGGCGGGTTCGCGCTGCTTGCCCGCAGGTGGTCGCGGGTCTCCGCCTGGGGCCGGTTCGGGTTGGCTCTCGGCGTGGTCGGGCTTCTCGTGACCGCGGCGATCCCGCTGCTGGCGCCTGGTCCGGCGCGGTTTGCAGCCGTGGTCGTGGGGCTCGCGTCCAGCGGCGCCGCGCTCGGACTGTCGATGCAGGCCTACACGCTGCTCGCGCAGTCGTCGGCGCCAAAGGACATCCTGGGCGCCGGCTTGGCCACACTCACCTTCGCGCGCCAGATCGGCGGTTCCCTCGGCATCGCCGTCTTCAGCCTGCTCGCGCTGCCTGTGGTGTTCCTCGTGGCCGCTGCCGCGATGCTGGTGGCCGTGGTCGTCGCGCCTCGGCGTGCGCATGACCGCCTGTCGCCACGATCGCTCGATCGGCGAAAATCCGCCGCGTAA
- a CDS encoding S1 family peptidase — protein sequence MTRRLLGGVLAAVAAFALVTAPAASAVSAATTTFSGTVALSNCSGSVVKPAGTPDTAPALVLSNGHCLESGFPDPGEVIVGQQSTRTFSLLSSDGKSSLGTLKAKKVVYATMTDTDVSLYQLDTTYAAIKQKYRVSPLELVATHPTAGTHIDVVSGYWKTIYSCSIDGFVHELHENGWVWKDSIRYTPECKTIGGTSGSPIVETATGKVIGVNNTSNDDGQRCTLDNPCEIDGSGNVTVHPGTKYGEETFGIPACLTAASEIDLNWAGCTLPKP from the coding sequence ATGACCCGACGCCTGCTCGGTGGCGTGCTCGCGGCAGTGGCCGCGTTCGCCCTGGTCACCGCCCCCGCAGCGAGCGCCGTGAGCGCCGCGACCACCACGTTCTCCGGCACGGTGGCGCTGTCCAACTGCTCCGGCTCGGTCGTCAAACCGGCCGGTACGCCCGACACAGCACCCGCACTCGTACTTTCCAACGGTCACTGCCTGGAGTCGGGTTTCCCCGATCCCGGCGAGGTCATCGTCGGTCAGCAGTCCACCCGGACCTTCAGCCTTCTGTCGTCGGACGGCAAAAGTTCACTCGGGACGCTGAAGGCCAAAAAGGTCGTGTACGCGACCATGACCGACACCGACGTGTCGCTCTACCAGCTCGACACGACGTACGCGGCGATCAAGCAGAAGTACCGGGTCTCCCCGCTCGAGCTCGTGGCGACGCACCCGACCGCGGGCACGCACATCGACGTGGTCTCGGGCTACTGGAAGACCATCTACTCCTGCTCGATCGACGGGTTCGTGCACGAGCTGCACGAGAACGGCTGGGTCTGGAAGGACTCGATCCGCTACACACCCGAGTGCAAGACCATCGGCGGCACGTCCGGCTCCCCGATCGTCGAGACCGCGACCGGCAAGGTCATCGGCGTGAACAACACGTCGAACGACGACGGCCAGCGCTGCACGCTCGACAACCCGTGCGAGATCGACGGGTCCGGGAACGTGACCGTGCATCCCGGTACCAAGTACGGCGAGGAGACGTTCGGTATTCCCGCGTGCCTGACGGCGGCGAGCGAAATCGACCTCAACTGGGCCGGGTGCACACTGCCGAAGCCTTAG
- the topA gene encoding type I DNA topoisomerase, giving the protein MTGEQGSVAGARTKKDGTGTNGAATRRLVIVESPTKARKIAPYLGGNYVVESSVGHIRDLPRGAADVPAQYKGESWARLGVDIDNDFKPLYIVTPDKKSKVTELKGLLKDVDELYLATDPDREGEAIAWHLLETLKPKVPVRRMVFHEVTEQAIRAAADSTRELDVDLVDAQETRRILDRLYGYEVSPVLWKKVMPKLSAGRVQSVATRIVVERERERMRFTSASYWDISATMQVNTAAGASEDTVSPQTFPARLVGVDGARLATGRDFDSDGQLKGTAKEIRVLGEAEAQALTQALADRDFTVSSVEEKPYTRKPYAPFMTSTLQQEAGRKLRFTSERTMRIAQKLYENGYITYMRTDSTTLSESAISAARSQATQLYGKEYVSPSPRQYTRKVKNAQEAHEAIRPSGEVFRTPGQVAGELDSDEFRMYEMIWQRTIASQMADAKGTTMSVRIIGTATSGEECTFAASGRTITFAGFLKAYVEAVDTEAGGEADDKQSRLPVLVKDQGLTASDLSADGHTTSPPARYSEPSLVSKLEELGIGRPSTYASIIKTIQDRGYVWKKGSALVPSWVAFAVIGLMERHFERLVDYNFTAGLEDELDRIANGDEQRVEWLSKFYFGGDFGVEGSVGRLGGLKKLVDGSVEGIDAREINSIPLFNDADGHKVVVRVGRYGPYLEREVDGQSQRANLPEDLPPDELTSEIAEKLFATPQEGRQLGVDPVSGHDIVAKEGRFGPYVTEVLPEPEPLPEGATAAQKKAAKAKQPKPRTGSLFKSMAIDTMTLEDALKLLSLPRVVGKDPESGDEITAQNGRYGPYLKKGTDSRSIQTEDQLFSITLEEALKIYSEPKQRGRSATAKPPLKELGDDPVSGKPMVVKDGRFGPYVTDGEYNATLRKSDSIEELTAERGAELLAEKRAKGPAPKRRTTTTRKAPAKSTAAKSASATKSAAAAKTTTAKKAPAKKASTAKAK; this is encoded by the coding sequence ATGACTGGAGAGCAGGGCAGCGTGGCAGGAGCACGGACCAAGAAGGACGGCACCGGGACGAACGGCGCCGCGACTCGGCGGCTGGTGATCGTCGAGTCGCCTACTAAGGCCCGCAAGATCGCCCCGTACCTCGGCGGCAACTACGTCGTCGAGTCCTCCGTCGGGCACATCCGCGACCTTCCGCGCGGTGCGGCCGACGTGCCGGCCCAGTACAAGGGCGAGTCGTGGGCGCGCCTCGGCGTGGACATCGACAACGACTTCAAGCCGCTCTACATCGTCACGCCGGACAAGAAGTCCAAGGTCACCGAGCTCAAGGGCCTCCTGAAGGACGTCGACGAGCTCTACCTCGCCACGGACCCCGACCGCGAGGGCGAAGCCATCGCGTGGCACCTGCTCGAGACGCTCAAGCCCAAGGTGCCCGTGCGCCGCATGGTGTTCCACGAGGTCACCGAGCAGGCGATCCGCGCGGCCGCCGACTCGACCCGCGAGCTCGACGTCGACCTCGTCGACGCGCAGGAGACCCGCCGCATCCTCGACCGCCTCTACGGCTACGAGGTCTCGCCGGTGCTGTGGAAGAAGGTCATGCCGAAGCTCTCGGCGGGCCGCGTGCAGTCCGTCGCGACGCGGATCGTGGTCGAGCGTGAGCGGGAGCGCATGCGCTTCACTTCGGCTTCGTACTGGGACATCTCCGCGACGATGCAGGTGAACACAGCCGCCGGCGCTTCTGAGGACACAGTTTCGCCGCAGACGTTCCCGGCGCGCCTGGTCGGCGTCGACGGCGCCCGCCTGGCCACCGGCCGCGACTTCGACTCCGACGGTCAGCTCAAGGGCACGGCCAAGGAGATCCGCGTGCTCGGCGAGGCCGAGGCGCAGGCCCTGACGCAGGCGCTGGCCGACCGCGACTTCACCGTGTCCAGCGTCGAGGAGAAGCCGTACACGCGGAAGCCCTACGCGCCCTTCATGACCTCGACGCTGCAGCAGGAAGCGGGCCGCAAGCTGCGCTTCACGTCCGAGCGCACGATGCGGATCGCGCAGAAGCTGTACGAAAACGGCTACATCACCTACATGCGTACCGACTCGACCACGCTGTCGGAGTCGGCGATCTCGGCCGCCCGCAGCCAGGCGACGCAGCTGTACGGCAAGGAGTACGTGTCGCCTTCGCCGCGGCAGTACACGCGCAAGGTGAAGAACGCGCAGGAGGCGCACGAGGCGATCCGCCCGTCGGGCGAGGTGTTCCGCACGCCGGGCCAGGTCGCGGGCGAGCTGGACTCCGACGAGTTCCGCATGTACGAGATGATCTGGCAGCGCACGATCGCGTCGCAGATGGCCGACGCGAAGGGCACCACGATGTCGGTGCGCATCATCGGCACCGCGACCTCGGGCGAGGAGTGCACCTTCGCCGCTTCGGGCCGCACGATCACCTTCGCCGGCTTCCTGAAGGCCTACGTCGAGGCAGTCGACACCGAGGCCGGCGGCGAGGCGGACGACAAGCAGAGCCGCCTGCCGGTGCTGGTGAAGGACCAGGGGCTGACCGCGTCCGACCTGTCGGCCGACGGCCACACCACCTCGCCGCCCGCGCGCTACTCCGAGCCGAGCCTCGTGAGCAAGCTCGAAGAGCTGGGCATCGGCCGCCCGTCGACGTACGCGTCGATCATCAAGACCATCCAGGACCGCGGCTACGTGTGGAAGAAGGGCTCCGCCCTGGTGCCCTCGTGGGTCGCGTTCGCCGTGATCGGCCTGATGGAGCGGCACTTCGAGCGCCTGGTGGACTACAACTTCACCGCCGGTCTCGAGGACGAGCTCGACCGCATCGCCAACGGCGACGAGCAGCGCGTGGAGTGGCTCTCGAAGTTCTACTTCGGCGGTGACTTCGGCGTGGAGGGCTCGGTCGGGCGGCTCGGCGGGCTGAAGAAGCTGGTCGACGGCAGTGTCGAGGGCATCGACGCGCGTGAGATCAACTCGATCCCGCTGTTCAACGACGCCGACGGGCACAAGGTCGTCGTGCGCGTGGGCCGATACGGGCCGTACCTCGAGCGCGAGGTCGACGGCCAGTCCCAGCGCGCCAACCTGCCCGAGGACCTGCCGCCGGACGAGCTGACGTCGGAGATCGCGGAGAAGCTGTTCGCCACGCCGCAGGAAGGCCGTCAGCTGGGCGTCGACCCGGTGAGCGGGCACGACATCGTGGCGAAGGAAGGCCGCTTCGGCCCGTACGTCACCGAGGTGCTGCCCGAGCCCGAGCCGCTGCCCGAGGGCGCGACGGCCGCGCAGAAGAAGGCCGCCAAGGCGAAGCAGCCGAAGCCGCGTACGGGCTCGCTGTTCAAGTCGATGGCCATCGACACGATGACGCTCGAAGACGCCCTGAAGCTGCTGTCGCTGCCGCGCGTGGTGGGCAAGGATCCGGAGTCGGGTGACGAGATCACCGCGCAGAACGGGCGCTACGGGCCGTACCTGAAGAAGGGCACGGACTCGCGTTCGATCCAGACCGAGGACCAGCTGTTCTCGATCACGCTGGAAGAGGCGCTGAAGATCTATTCGGAGCCGAAGCAGCGCGGCCGGTCGGCCACGGCCAAGCCGCCGCTCAAGGAGCTCGGTGACGACCCCGTGTCGGGCAAGCCGATGGTGGTCAAGGACGGGCGCTTCGGCCCGTACGTCACCGACGGTGAATACAACGCGACGCTGCGGAAGTCCGACAGCATCGAGGAGCTGACGGCCGAGCGCGGCGCGGAGCTGCTCGCGGAGAAGCGGGCGAAGGGCCCGGCCCCCAAGCGTCGCACCACCACGACGCGCAAGGCGCCGGCGAAGTCCACGGCGGCGAAGTCGGCTTCGGCCACGAAGTCGGCCGCCGCGGCGAAGACGACGACGGCCAAGAAGGCGCCCGCCAAGAAGGCGAGCACCGCGAAGGCCAAGTAG
- a CDS encoding MFS transporter: MQETLRARAAVSVVFAVCGAAFATWAARIPAAQAHAGLSAGQLAIGLFGLAAGSVVALVAAGPMLTKIGSRRGVVIGATVLCAGLPLAALASNLVAFVGALVVLGVGNSLLDVSMNAHAARVEEAYGRPIFAGFHAFWNIGGLLGSGVGALLEHVPIGVHFTVTGVVLLVITLAASTRFLPGADRGQGDAAFALPGKALIPLGVIAFCGFVAEGTVNDWSAVYLRDVTVASAALASLGYFAFSITMIAVRVVADRLVARFGVVPFMRVATLVTVVGFVLVVAVPVPGFAVAGFAVVGLGVSGMVPLAWSAAGRKQTAAPGRAIAAVAACGYFGFLVGPVLIGALAGGIGLHWALGVVGALVVSVYFLAPTMRAAPVPAR, from the coding sequence ATGCAGGAGACGCTGCGTGCGCGGGCAGCCGTCTCGGTGGTGTTCGCGGTGTGCGGGGCGGCGTTCGCCACGTGGGCCGCGCGGATCCCGGCGGCGCAGGCCCACGCGGGGCTGAGCGCCGGGCAGCTGGCGATCGGCCTGTTCGGCCTCGCGGCGGGGTCCGTGGTGGCGCTGGTGGCGGCCGGCCCGATGCTCACGAAGATCGGCAGCCGGCGAGGTGTCGTGATCGGTGCCACGGTGCTGTGCGCGGGCCTGCCGCTGGCCGCGCTGGCGTCGAACCTGGTTGCGTTCGTGGGTGCGCTCGTGGTGCTCGGGGTGGGCAACAGCCTGCTCGACGTGTCGATGAACGCCCACGCCGCGCGCGTCGAGGAGGCATACGGGCGGCCGATCTTCGCGGGGTTCCACGCGTTCTGGAACATCGGCGGGCTGCTGGGTTCCGGCGTCGGCGCGCTGCTGGAGCACGTGCCGATCGGGGTGCACTTCACCGTGACGGGCGTGGTGCTGCTGGTGATCACGCTGGCGGCGTCGACGCGCTTCCTGCCGGGCGCCGACCGCGGCCAGGGCGACGCGGCGTTCGCGCTGCCGGGCAAGGCGCTGATCCCGCTGGGAGTGATCGCCTTCTGCGGCTTCGTGGCCGAGGGGACGGTGAACGACTGGAGCGCGGTTTACTTGCGGGACGTCACGGTCGCGTCGGCTGCGTTGGCGTCGCTGGGGTACTTCGCGTTCTCGATCACGATGATCGCGGTGCGGGTGGTGGCCGACCGGCTGGTGGCGCGGTTCGGCGTGGTGCCCTTCATGCGGGTGGCGACCTTGGTGACGGTGGTCGGGTTCGTGCTGGTGGTGGCCGTGCCGGTGCCGGGTTTCGCGGTGGCCGGGTTCGCCGTGGTGGGGCTCGGGGTGTCCGGCATGGTGCCGCTGGCGTGGAGCGCGGCCGGCCGCAAGCAGACTGCTGCGCCGGGGCGCGCGATCGCGGCCGTGGCGGCCTGCGGCTACTTCGGTTTCCTCGTCGGCCCGGTCCTCATCGGCGCCCTGGCCGGCGGCATCGGGCTGCACTGGGCGCTCGGCGTGGTGGGCGCGCTGGTGGTGTCGGTGTACTTCCTGGCGCCGACCATGCGGGCGGCCCCGGTTCCGGCCCGCTGA